In a genomic window of Oncorhynchus keta strain PuntledgeMale-10-30-2019 chromosome 26, Oket_V2, whole genome shotgun sequence:
- the LOC118358940 gene encoding histone acetyltransferase KAT8-like isoform X1 has protein sequence MSAGTALTTNERHIRDNNYNNNLPEDRMDVELDTGHNVTDREDLDTGIQATCSSNGSGGEEDESESIDREREAGGSIPQRNGEGVLLGREQEVSVEIGETYLCQRADKTWHSAEVIQSRLNEQEGREEFYVHYVGFNRRLDEWVGKARLALTKTAKDAVTKIAEGGGGGELGEQPERKITRNQKRKHDEINHVQKTYAEMDPTTAALEKEHEAITKVKYVDKIQIGNFEIDAWYFSPFPEDYGKQPKLWICEYCLKYMKYEKTFRYHLSQCQWRQPLGKEIYRRSNISVYEVDGRDHKIYCQNLCLLAKLFLDHKTLYFDVEPFVFYILTEVNRQGAHIVGYFSKEKESPDGNNVACILTLPPYQRRGYGKFLIAFSYELSKLESTVGSPEKPLSDLGKLSYRSYWSWVLLEILRDFRGTLSIKDLSQMTSITQGDIISTLQSLNMVKYWKGQHVICVTPKLVEEHLKSAQYKKPPITVDTVCLKWAPPKHKQAKFSKK, from the exons ATGTCTGCCGGAACAGCGCTAACGACGAACGAGCGTCATATTCGAGACAATAACTACAACAACAATCTTCCAGAGGACCGAATGGACGTTGAACTTGACACAGGACACAACGTAACGGACCGGGAAGACTTGGACACTGGAATACAAGCCACTTGTTCATCTAACGGCAGTGGCGGGGAGGAGGATGAGTCGGAGTCCATTGATCGGGAAAGAGAAGCCGGGGGCTCGATTCCTCAGCGCAACGGGGAAGGAGTGTTGTTGGGAAGGGAGCAAGAGGTGTCAGTCGAAATCGGAGAGACGTATTTATGTCAGCGAGCCGACAAGACATGGC aTTCTGCTGAGGTTATCCAGTCCAGGCTCAACGAACAGGAGGGCAGAGAGGAGTTCTACGTACACTATGTTGGAT TTAACAGACGTCTGGATGAGTGGGTGGGCAAGGCTCGCCTGGCACTGACAAAGACAGCGAAGGACGCAGTTACAAAAATCGCTGAGGGTGGTGGAGGGGGCGAGCTGGGGGAGCAGCCCGAGAGGAAGATCACCCGCAACCAGAAACGCAAACATGATGAGATCAACCACGTGCAGAAG ACGTACGCAGAGATGGACCCCACCACAGCTGCCCTGGAGAAGGAGCATGAGGCG ATCACTAAAGTGAAGTACGTGGACAAGATCCAGATTGGAAACTTTGAGATTGACGCCTGGTACTTCTCCCCATTCCCAGAGGACTACGGCAAGCAGCCCAAGCTGTGGATCTGCGAGTACTGCCTCAAGTACATGAAGTACGAGAAGACCTTCAGATACCACCTG TCCCAATGTCAGTGGAGGCAGCCTCTTGGGAAAGAAATCTACAGGAGGAGCAACATCTCTGTGTACGAAGTGGACGGACGCGACCATAAG ATCTACTGCCAGAACCTGTGTCTACTGGCCAAGCTCTTCCTGGACCACAAGACGCTGTACTTTGACGTGGAGCCTTTTGTCTTTTACATTCTGACTGAAGTCAACAGGCAGGGAGCACACATAGTGGGATACTTCTCCAAA GAGAAAGAGTCTCCAGATGGGAATAACGTGGCGTGTATCCTCACCCTCCCACCCTACCAGCGCAGAGGATACGGAAAGTTCCTCATAGCCTTCA GTTATGAGCTGTCTAAATTGGAGAGTACGGTGGGTTCTCCGGAGAAgcccctgtcagacctgggcaaGCTGAGCTACAGGAGCTACTGGTCCTGGGTGTTGCTGGAGATTCTCAGGGACTTCAGGGGCACGCTCTCCATCAAGGACCTCAG TCAGATGACCAGTATTACCCAGGGTGACATCATCAGTACGCTGCAGTCCCTCAACATGGTGAAATACTGGAAAGGCCAGCACGTCATCTGTGTCACACCCAAACTGGTTGAGGAACACCTCAAGAGTGCCCAGTACAAGAAGCCGCCAATCACAG TTGACACTGTGTGTCTGAAGTGGGCCCCGCCCAAACATAAGCAAGCCAAGTTTTCCAAGAAGTGA
- the LOC118358940 gene encoding histone acetyltransferase KAT8-like isoform X2, whose translation MSAGTALTTNERHIRDNNYNNNLPEDRMDVELDTGHNVTDREDLDTGIQATCSSNGSGGEEDESESIDREREAGGSIPQRNGEGVLLGREQEVSVEIGETYLCQRADKTWHSAEVIQSRLNEQEGREEFYVHYVGFNRRLDEWVGKARLALTKTAKDAVTKIAEGGGGGELGEQPERKITRNQKRKHDEINHVQKTYAEMDPTTAALEKEHEAITKVKYVDKIQIGNFEIDAWYFSPFPEDYGKQPKLWICEYCLKYMKYEKTFRYHLSQCQWRQPLGKEIYRRSNISVYEVDGRDHKIYCQNLCLLAKLFLDHKTLYFDVEPFVFYILTEVNRQGAHIVGYFSKEKESPDGNNVACILTLPPYQRRGYGKFLIAFSYELSKLESTVGSPEKPLSDLGKLSYRSYWSWVLLEILRDFRGTLSIKDLRTMTEITPPGWVRAI comes from the exons ATGTCTGCCGGAACAGCGCTAACGACGAACGAGCGTCATATTCGAGACAATAACTACAACAACAATCTTCCAGAGGACCGAATGGACGTTGAACTTGACACAGGACACAACGTAACGGACCGGGAAGACTTGGACACTGGAATACAAGCCACTTGTTCATCTAACGGCAGTGGCGGGGAGGAGGATGAGTCGGAGTCCATTGATCGGGAAAGAGAAGCCGGGGGCTCGATTCCTCAGCGCAACGGGGAAGGAGTGTTGTTGGGAAGGGAGCAAGAGGTGTCAGTCGAAATCGGAGAGACGTATTTATGTCAGCGAGCCGACAAGACATGGC aTTCTGCTGAGGTTATCCAGTCCAGGCTCAACGAACAGGAGGGCAGAGAGGAGTTCTACGTACACTATGTTGGAT TTAACAGACGTCTGGATGAGTGGGTGGGCAAGGCTCGCCTGGCACTGACAAAGACAGCGAAGGACGCAGTTACAAAAATCGCTGAGGGTGGTGGAGGGGGCGAGCTGGGGGAGCAGCCCGAGAGGAAGATCACCCGCAACCAGAAACGCAAACATGATGAGATCAACCACGTGCAGAAG ACGTACGCAGAGATGGACCCCACCACAGCTGCCCTGGAGAAGGAGCATGAGGCG ATCACTAAAGTGAAGTACGTGGACAAGATCCAGATTGGAAACTTTGAGATTGACGCCTGGTACTTCTCCCCATTCCCAGAGGACTACGGCAAGCAGCCCAAGCTGTGGATCTGCGAGTACTGCCTCAAGTACATGAAGTACGAGAAGACCTTCAGATACCACCTG TCCCAATGTCAGTGGAGGCAGCCTCTTGGGAAAGAAATCTACAGGAGGAGCAACATCTCTGTGTACGAAGTGGACGGACGCGACCATAAG ATCTACTGCCAGAACCTGTGTCTACTGGCCAAGCTCTTCCTGGACCACAAGACGCTGTACTTTGACGTGGAGCCTTTTGTCTTTTACATTCTGACTGAAGTCAACAGGCAGGGAGCACACATAGTGGGATACTTCTCCAAA GAGAAAGAGTCTCCAGATGGGAATAACGTGGCGTGTATCCTCACCCTCCCACCCTACCAGCGCAGAGGATACGGAAAGTTCCTCATAGCCTTCA GTTATGAGCTGTCTAAATTGGAGAGTACGGTGGGTTCTCCGGAGAAgcccctgtcagacctgggcaaGCTGAGCTACAGGAGCTACTGGTCCTGGGTGTTGCTGGAGATTCTCAGGGACTTCAGGGGCACGCTCTCCATCAAGGACCTCAG gacaatgaccgaaatcacacctccaggctgggtaagggctatttga